GATGGGCGAGGGCCTCCGAGCTGCCGCGGCAggacgctgcagctggtgcgggctggggctggggtgccaGGAGCGCCCCATCCCACCCCAGAGCCAAGGGAGGTCCCCCCTGGGGCGGGACTCCCCCCCTGGCCCTTCCTGTCCAGCCCCAGGGCTCAGAGACCCTGCTCACCCCCTGATCCCCCAGGCTGAGGGTCTGCAGCACAACTCTGCCCAAGCCCGCCCACCTGGGACCCAAGCCTGCTGGGACAGGGCGTGGGTGGTCACAGGGCCCAAGGCGCCCATGCTGTCCTCGCCACCCGAGGGGGTGACTGTGCCCTCACCCTCTGCCCACGAGACGCTGCGctgtcctggccctgcctctcacTGGTCTCGCCTCTCCAAACGTCACGACTCTCCCCCACAAGACACACCTGGGACATGAGGCTGCGGTGACCTCACGCCCAACCTGCTGGCACAGTGTCCTCGCGAACAGCACCCCGGCCCTCCCTCGCCCAGCCCCACGCCCCCCGGCATCCTAGGCCCCGCTACCACGGAAGTGAGGGCAGGCTTGGCCGCCAGCATAAAGCAAgccagcagaggagccagggactcctcgGGGACCTTGGCCCCCAGGGGTGCACCGTGCAGGACCCCCGCAAGTCCACCTTCCCCAGAGCTTCTggaagccccccacccacccacccaggcgTCTCCCTGGGGAGCCTTACCCAGCAGAGGGGAGACGAGCCAGAGTGCAAAGGCCTCCAGGGCGACATCAGGGAGCTGCAGCGCCTCGCGGACCGCACGGTGCAGCTCCTGGGCGCTGAGCGAGGGCAGGTTCTCCACCGCCAGGGGCACCACGCTGTCATCCGCCAGGTACACGAGCACATCCGCCGCtgcgggaggggccgggggctgagCTGAGACCCTGCCGGCTGCCCAGGCGCCCTCTGGCTCCCCGCACCCTCGGAAGAGACCCAGCCGACGCTGTACCCCCAAGAGAGCCTGCTAAGGATGCTGTGAGGACGTCCCTGGGACCCGCAAGTAACCTGGAACCCGGGGTCTACAGCCCGGGGCCGGGAGAGGACCCAGAGTCTCTCAGGGTCGGCCAAGGCAGCCCCCTCCCAatgcacactcacagacacacactcacacacacacactcacactcagcagCCCCAAGGACTCTGGTGTCCTCTGCCCTCAACAAGGAcattccaggggccggcgctatagcgtagtggggaaagccgccgcctgcagtgccagcatcccatatgggcgccggttccagtcccggctgctccatttcccatccagctgtctgctatggcctgggagtgcagtggaggacggcccaagtgcttgggcccctgcacctgcatgggagacccggagaagcacctggctcctgacttcaggtcagctcagctccggccattgcagccatctggggagtgaaccagtggatggaagacctctgattctctctctctggctctgcctctctgtaactctgcctttcaaataaataaataaatcttaaaataaataaaatgtaaaaatatatatatatattttttttttttgacaggcagagtggatagtgagagagagagagacagagagaaaggtcttcctttttgccgttggttcaccctccaatggctgctgcggccagagcatctcgctgatccgaagccaggagccaggagcttcctcctggtctcccatgtgggtgcagggcccaagcacttgggccatcctccactgccttcccgggccatagcagagagctggcctggaagaggggcagccgggacagaacccggcgccccaaccaggactagaacccggtgtgctggcgccgcaaggcggaggattagcctgttaagccacggcgccggccattgtaaaaatatttttaaaataaaaaatggataaGGAAGGAAGGGGCCCTCTCAGACTCGGCTGAGCTGGGCCCGAGGCGCCAGTCGTCGGCCGGGAGCCCAGGGGGGCAGAGGCTGGACGCCCATGTGTGCGTGATCCGAATCCCCACCCCTGAACCGCGAACTCGGCGACCGACACGGCGCGAGAGGCCGGCGACCCCGCGTCCCAAGTGCCTGGTCTCCGGCGAGTCGGCTGAGCGGTGAGAGCGACTGAAGCCTGTTCCAACCTCCGAGAACACAGACGGAGGCGCTGCCTGGCCCCCCGAGGCTCCGGTCACCCGCTGGGGTCCAGGGTGCGAGGCCACGCAGCCCACCCTGCCATCTGGGGGATCTCCCTGCACCCGGGAGCCCGCCCCTTCCACACCGAGAGCGGTGCTCCAAGTGTGTCCAACATCCCAAGTCCTTCATTCCCTAACGAACGCATAAAACCATCTCGAGTGGACAAGGAACCCGGCCAgggccccctcccaggcctgggctccCCAGGAGACGGGGACAGGAACCCACCTCGGGCGCCCACAGACGACACGCTGCTGCGGTGGGACCGCTCCGCGGGGCCGGGCTGCCCGCCACTGCCTTCTGTCCCGTCCATCTGTGCAGACAGACAGAAGCCACGGTCACTGCGGGTCcagggccgggggcaggggcggcgggggccgggcgggggcgggggcgtcaCCTCAAGCTCCCAGGGAGCAGGTAAGCGGTCCCGGGCTGAGCCGACCAGGATGAGCGGCGCTGGCTGGAGTGGACGTCGTGTCCCCCTGCCGGATCGAGGTGGGGGTCGGGTCAGGAGCGGGGGACGGGGGTCGGGGGTCGGCTCGCCCAGTGCGCAGCGTTACGGGCTACGGCGCACCCCCGGCCCACAGTCGCCGCGCTCTCACCTCCCAAGGACGCAGGGCGCGCCGTCTCGGGCCAGGACCCGGCCCCGACTCCGGCCCCTCGTTCCGCCCCCGCCAACACCCAGGCCCGCACAGCCGCTCCCGCCGCTGGGGCAGCGACGCGGAAGCAGCCGCCGGAGGAAACGCAGctcagaggccccgcccccgccccgggagcCAATCGGAGCCCGGGAAGCCGCGCACGCGCCTCCACGCCCCCCGGCAGGCCCGCGCATGCGCAGACGCCCCGGGCGCCCGTCTCTGGTGTCCGGCCAcgcccctgggctgggggtgtggaGACCTAGCCCGGCGTCCAGCCGAGGGGCCCAGCAGCCCCGCCCCGTGGTAGCCCCTGGCTGCAGACCTGTAGCAGGGTGTGGGGAAGATTCAGGAAGTGCCAAAGGCTGCGCGCTTTGACGCTGGCGCTCCCTGGGACTTGGGGCCGCTCTCCCTAACCTGTGAACGGGGGTGCTCCCTGGGGCGAACCGGACCCACACCTGGGCGCTGGGAAAGGTGCCGCCAGCGCCCGGGCCGTGGAACTCTTGCTGTGGTCAGGACGCTGGTCCCGGTCCGGTCCTTTCCCCATCCATGACCTCCAAGCACCCGCCCCTTCTAGGTCTGTGTCGGAAACCCAGGCCAGGTGCAACCACACGAGCCCTGGCTATCTTAGATACACAACCTCGGAGACCTTGAGATACGCGCAGGCTGCGAAGAGGGAGGCCGGCGTGAAGCCACCTGTCCCCCGGTCACGTCACCAGTGCCAGCGTGTGTGTGCCTGAGGCGTGGAGCTCCCGGAGAAAAACAGGTCCCAGGGAAGCCTGCCCGGGCCAGAGGAACCAGACAGCTCCAGGCGACACGGGGCTCGGGGACCAGCAACGGGGGGAGGTGGGCTCCCCTGGccctgactcccagctgctccagtcctGGCCTGATGCTGCCCTTCAGGGTCTGGGGCAGCTCCttggctgccctcccaggacccACACTGCCCCACAGCTGAGCCCATTAtaacctgccttcctgccttcctacTGCTCCCGCGTGGGTTGCAAAGAAGATGCACTGGGGGCAGGCACCGAGTGGGGGCGCGGTTCTGTGTTGTTGGTGCCTGCTGGGTGTGCAGCCTGTCTCAGCTCAGGGAATGGAGGCCCAGGTGCGacctggagagagaggaggacgCCCAGAGAACAGCAAGTTTAAATccacagggctggggtgggggtgaagctgccgcctgtgacgctggcatccccatgtgggcgctggttcgagtcccagctgctccaccttttttttttctttttttttttttttaaagatttacttatttggaggaattacagacagagagatatcttccattcattggttccctccccaaatggccacaatggccagtgctgggccagactgaagcccagagccaggagcttcttccaggtctcccacgcgggtacaggggcccaagcacttgggccatcctctgctgctctcccgggCGCGTTCGTacaaagctggatcggaagtggagcagccgggactcgaaccgatgcccaccTGGGACAAGGGCGTCACCAGCAGTGGCTTCTCCTGCCACGCCAcgccacctctgacccagctgcttgctaatgtgcctgggaagacagcagatggcccaagtccttcgacccctgcacccacgtgcgaggcctggttggagttccaggctctggcttcagcctggcccagccccagccgctgcagccatttggggccgtgaaccagcagatagaatctctctctctctgtaactctgcctttcaggtaaagaaatagatcttaagaaagaaagacgGACTGCAGGGCACAAAACACAGCGGACAGGAAGCGCCGGCGGCCAGTTCCTACGCGCCGCTGTGCGCTGGACACGGGGCCAGGCCATTTCCTGTTTCCTCATCCCGCCCTCATGGGCCCtgtcagtggaaagaaggagaacGAGTGCTGTCAGACACGTCTCTGAGTGTTCCGACCCTGCGAGCGCAGGAGAGTGTGTCGCTGGACCTTGTGGTTATGCCACTGTTTGCGTCGCCGGCACGCATTCGGACTGCCGGctggagttccagctccctgctaatactcctgggacagtgccggaggatggctcaagtccttaggcctctgccgcccacgtgggagacctggatggggttcctggtcccgggctccagcctggtccagccaaggctgttgcagccatctgtggagtgaaccagtagacagaatgtgtctctctctgtctccccactctgtgtcactctgcctttcaaatacataagtaaataccttttaaaaaagatgtatttgaaattcagagttagagacagagagacagagagagagagaggtcttccaaccgctggttcactccccggatggccgcacggccagagctgctcatcttttgctgctttcccaggtcatagcagagagctggattggaagtggagcaaccaggactcgaaccggtgcccatatgggatgctgacactgcaggcggaggattaactgacTGTGTCAGGGCACCTAAGCCTCTGAGACTCCACAGGCCCCGTGGAGCAGTGGGGCCTACTGTGCAGTGCTGTGAGCTGACCCAGGCCCAGAGCACAGGAAGAGGAGACACAGTGCAaaggcccgggggcggggcctgcttgaggaagaggctggggcagagcatgcaggggagggggctggacgTGAGGTGGGGGGGGTGGCCCCTGAGGGCTCACGGTGCCTAGAGAAAGGATTGGGGGTGTtttccactcttaatttctaAAGCAAGCCATTTACTTCTCACAGtttgggaggctgggaagttcaagccaggggctggcaccgtggtgtaggttaagcctctgcctgcagtgccagcatcccatatgggcgccggttcaagtcctggctgctccacttccgatccagctctctgctgatggcctgggaaagcagcagaagatgatccaagtgcttgggcccctgcacctatgtgggagacctggaagaagctcctggctcctggcttcggatcagagcagctctggccgctgtggccatctgtggagtgacccagcggacggaagacccctctctctctctctctctctctagctctgtacCTCAAATAGATAAGCACACATATTACAAGAAGCACAAGCAGCTGCCTGCTGCTTTGCTGCGCCCTCCCGAGCGGAAGGCCAGAGCAGGGTCGGGTCTCCTGGGAGCAGGACGAGGCCCGGCAGACAGGCCGTCCTTTACCGTCACCGTTCCCCTCTGCGCTGTGCTCTGAGTCACACAGAGACAAAACCAGTGCAGGGGCGAGGCGGGCCGCGGGGCCTGGTGACGCAGGCCTGGGAGCCGGCTCCCCTCCCGCCCTTCCCACCCTGTCCCAAAGCCAAGGCCGCCGgtggctgccccctggtggccaggccccgtctgcccctgccctcctcctcctcctcctcctcctcccccccccccccctcctcctcctcctcctcctcctccatctcctcctccacctccccccccctcctcctcaAGTCTCAGGGTCACTGACGTTGGCCGGGCACCGGGCCATCTCGCGCCCTCCAGCCACGGTTAAATATTAGTTGGGAGTTAtcagtgcagactctggggaggaaggggaggagagggcggCATGAGACGTTCCCATCTCCTCTGCAGAGCCGCCAGTTCCCGCACCGGCCCCGACCATGCCCGTGGAGGAGTTTGTGGCCGGCTGGATCTCTGGTGAGATGGTTTTCTTCCCCTGTCAATGTTGCCCTCAGCGGGGGGCACTTCCTGGGGAAGGGGGGACACAGGAGAAGCTGAGGCCTCCGCCCTGGCTCCCCCAGAGTGCCCccccaagccagcttcctgcggTGCCccggggagagaagggaggggaggggaggagaggcagttgcaggtggaggggccgCTCGTGTGTCCCAAGCCCGCTCTGCCGGACCCCAGCCAAGGGCTGGAGCGCCAAGTAGCAGCTGCACCCAGCCCTGTGCCCCAGGCCCACCTGTGGGGCCCGGACAGGAAGTTCACCTTTGACCTCACCCGCTGTCCTGAGTTCCCCTTGGACCTCTGCCCTACCTGGCAGTGGGTTGCACCCCTGTTTGTtgtgggcccagcccagctccggggTGATGTTCCCCCTAGGAGAAGGAGCGGGGCATCGCCGACCTGCCTCTGGGGACACGACCTCCCCCGGCTCCAGAactggggagtggggaggtggCCAGCTCGGGGAAGGGGTCCTCCTCCTGGGGGCCACAGCTTCTCGTGAGGGCACTCGGCTCAGCGTAGAGGCCTTCTGAGGCTCCCACTTCTGGGAGCAGCGGGCTGCCCGGGtcggctccccccgccccaggtctGTGGTCAGCCGGCCCTTAATGCGATTCCTTAGGCGGGCCCGGGTCTCACTCCCCTGACCCAGGGCTGTCCTGGCCCAGCGCCTGGcgtggagggaggggctgggctgcccGTGTCCCgcagggcccagccccctcctctacCAAGCTCCTCTCCGAGGTGCAGCCTTGCTTCCTGGGCCCTCACGCATAGCGCCTTCTTGTCGCCACAGGGGCTCTAGGCCTGGTCCTGGGACACCCCTTTGACACGGTAAAGGTGAGTGGACGAGAGGCACGAGAGGAGGCCCAGCAGCTAGAGgctgccctgcccacagcctgcagcTCGAGGGGCCGGGGGCACAGCGCACTGCCCGCCTACCCGCCCGCcgcacctgctgtctcctcccGGTGCAGGTGCGGCTGCAGACACAGAACAGGTACCGGGGCATCGTGGACTGCTCCATCAAGATCCTCCGCCACGAGTCGGTAGGTGCCCGCGCGTGGGCCCTCTGTGCCGGCCTGTCGGGGTGGGGACCCCTGGGTGGAAACCGAGCACCCCACCTCAgccgctgccccccaccccgccccaggcagGGGCGCAGGGGTGGCCCCGGTGCCTCGGTGGCCAGCGACCCTGTCGCTCCCGCAGGTCCTGGGCTTCTTCAAGGGCATGAGCTTCCCCCTCGCGAGTGTGGCCCTGGTCAACTCCGTGCTGTTCGGCGTCTACAGCAACACACTGCTGGCCCTCACGGCCACGTCGCACGAGCAGCGGCGCGCCCAGCCGCCCAGCTACACCCACGTCTTCATCGCGGGCTGCACCGGGGGCGTCCTGCAGGTGAGCGGGCAGCAGGCGGCATGGTGACGGCCACACGgctgtcccctccctgccctctcggGATGGACCAGCCTTTCTGCCGCCCACAGTGGTCCTGCCTGGCTGTGcggtggcagagacagagagcgctcGGGTGGCAGCGGGGTCAGGGGTCACACAGAATTGGCTGACGCCATGCTCACACGGGCTGGCTGGACTGGTCCACCGCCACCGCTGTGGGGAGGCTGCTCCCACGGTGACCTTTGGCCCCGGAGAACTGTCAGCCGCAGCAGAGCTGCCCCCCCACCTGtcacaccccagcccctcccagctcagcccctggCAGCGTCTGGAGGTCCCGGGCCACAGAGCTTGATGGGAGAATCCCAGCTCCCGCTGGCCTCCGCCCGGCCGTGCCCAGGCTTCGGCGGGCAGCAGTGGTGGGCAGGCGAGGCCTCGGGGTCCTAGGGAGCGCTGACCCCGCCGCAGAGCTGTGCCGGCTCCGTCCTGCACCGGCTGCTGCCCGCGTTGCCCTCAGTTGGGCCCTGCCCTGATGCCCCGATGCACTTCAAAGGGCGGAGGGTGAGGGCAAAAGACCAGGCCTCATCCAAGCGCGTGAATGATTAACGGGCCCACGGGCACGGCCAGGAAAACAAGAACGAGTCCGCCCTCGGCCGCCCGCCCTCGAGCCCCATGGACAGCAGAACCGGGCAACCGCAGGGCCACGCTGCCCGGTGGGGCTGGGAGCGGCCGGGCCTCCCCGAGTGACGGGGTCCCGAGGGGGGGGGACGAGGCGGGGCCTGACTGCCAGAGACGCCCCTAGCTTTGGCCAGCCCTTCCGCTACCCGCGGGGGCCAGGGCTCAGGCGGACTCCTCCCCCCAAAGCCCTCAACTCAGCACTGACACCAGGGTCCGTCTCACACGTCTCACATgcggccgccccagccccagccctgcctgtgttgGTGGAAGTCGGAGAGGACTCGGCCTGCCCCCTCTGAggaccatggccggagctgcacgggCACCCCCCACCTCAGCGGGGGCCCTTGGTTCTCACCTGACGTCCACAGCTCACCTTGACCTAAACATCAACCCCCAGCCCGGGCCCTCCCTCCTGGAGGTCCGGTCCCAGCACTGCCCCAAACCCTGGTCCCACGCGCCTGGGCGATGACCAGAGCGCCAGCGGCATcaggagaggagggggctggccaGGGGCCGGAGGTGGGCTCAGCGCTGCCCCCCAGGggcctggaggggctgggggcgggagggaggggcaggccggCTGGCTGcggggctgctgctgggggcgGCGGCCTGGgcaccccccaggcccgcccaggGGGAGGCTGAGGCTCTGCTGGGGGTGGCCAGAGCCCCAGCCAggaccctctccctgcctcccccacaggCCTACTGCCTGGCCCCTTTTGACCTCATCAAAGTCCGCCTGCAAAACCAGACGGAGCCGAGAGCGAAGGCAGGGAGCCCCCCGCCGCGGTACCGGGGGCCCCTGCACTGCGCGGCCACCGTCTTCCGGGAGGAGGGGCCCCGGGGGCTGCTGCGGGGGTCCTGGGCGCTGGCGCTGAGAGACACGCCCACGCTCGGGATGTACTTCGTCACCTACGAGTGGATCTGCCGCCACTACACGCCGGAAGGCCAGACTCCCAGTGAGTGGCGGGGCCGCAGGTGGCCTTGGGgcgggcgtgggggtggggcgcgCGCTCCGGTCCGACGCCCCCTGGGCTCCCTCCGCAGGCTCGGCCACGGTGCTGGTGGCCGGGGGCTTCGCGGGCATCGCCTCCTGGGTGACGGCCACGCCCTTCGACGTGCTCAAGGCGCGGATGCAGATGGACGGGGTGCAGCAGCGGGCCTACCGGGGCACGCTGGACTGCGCGCTGACCAGCTTGCGGCGGGAGGGCCCGGGGGTCTTCTTCCGGGGGCTCACCCTCAACAGCGCCCGCGCCTTTCCCGTCAACGCCGTCACCTTCCTCAGCTACGAGTACCTGCTCCAAGCCTGGAGATGAGCCGGGCCGGGCAGCGCCGGCCGCTCCCAGGCCCGCCCCTGCCGGGTCCCCCCGGGGGCCTGGCCGGCGGCGGTGACACTCCCGCCGCCCCACGCGCGAAGAGCCCTCGGACAGACTCCGCCGCAGCCGTCACCCCCACACCCGGTGACAGACGTGCGACTGCCCCCACCCCGGATCCCTTCAAATCCGGCTCCAGTAACCTGtcaccccccacctcctccccgggGCCCGCCCTGCTCCTGGGCGTCCCCTCCCTTGGTGGCTAAGGATCTGATGATGCCATGACCCGCAATGGCCTCCCCCTGCTCTGAGGCCCTCAGGTAGCCACCTGCTCTGGGCTGCGGCTGCATTCCGCCACAGGACACTTGCACCCGCTCCTCTCGCGAGCCTCAGCTCCGCCTCTGGCTCGTGCTAGTGGCTCAGAATCACCGGGAAGGCTTTTAAGAACGTAGATCGCGGGCCCCATCCCGCGTGCGTTTGGGAGGTTCCCAGGCGCTCCTGGGGCCAGCCACGCTCTGGAACCAATGGCCCCCACACCCCCTTCTCCCAGCT
This window of the Lepus europaeus isolate LE1 chromosome 7, mLepTim1.pri, whole genome shotgun sequence genome carries:
- the SLC25A45 gene encoding solute carrier family 25 member 45 isoform X2, whose amino-acid sequence is MPVEEFVAGWISGALGLVLGHPFDTVKVLGFFKGMSFPLASVALVNSVLFGVYSNTLLALTATSHEQRRAQPPSYTHVFIAGCTGGVLQAYCLAPFDLIKVRLQNQTEPRAKAGSPPPRYRGPLHCAATVFREEGPRGLLRGSWALALRDTPTLGMYFVTYEWICRHYTPEGQTPSSATVLVAGGFAGIASWVTATPFDVLKARMQMDGVQQRAYRGTLDCALTSLRREGPGVFFRGLTLNSARAFPVNAVTFLSYEYLLQAWR
- the SLC25A45 gene encoding solute carrier family 25 member 45 isoform X1 encodes the protein MPVEEFVAGWISGALGLVLGHPFDTVKVRLQTQNRYRGIVDCSIKILRHESVLGFFKGMSFPLASVALVNSVLFGVYSNTLLALTATSHEQRRAQPPSYTHVFIAGCTGGVLQAYCLAPFDLIKVRLQNQTEPRAKAGSPPPRYRGPLHCAATVFREEGPRGLLRGSWALALRDTPTLGMYFVTYEWICRHYTPEGQTPSSATVLVAGGFAGIASWVTATPFDVLKARMQMDGVQQRAYRGTLDCALTSLRREGPGVFFRGLTLNSARAFPVNAVTFLSYEYLLQAWR